In a genomic window of uncultured Flavobacterium sp.:
- a CDS encoding glycoside hydrolase family 2 protein, whose translation MECKKSFYWFVGICIANFSLAANAQNTDIKTGWKYREVKTEKWNPATVPGEIHTDLINNKVIPDPFYRDNEKKLEWIEKKDWEYKTTFKVTPETLKKKNTELVFDGLDTYATVYLNNQLVLKADNMFLQWRVDVKKILKSGNNDLVIVFKSAQNVVDSLAKKDLPFVIPDNPRAYVRKAQYHFGWDWGPKFTTCGIWKTPRLEAYDNKTPEKPYVLDRKIELVQEPDNVGKTFYFKIDGKPVYMKGANYIPSDAFLSRVTKKEYEKVIGMAKSANMNMLRVWGGGIYEDDYFYDLCDKNGIYVWQDFMFAGTMVPGDDAFFANVKKEVQYQVKRLRHHKSIVLWCGNNEIDEAFKDWGWQKSMKMPKQDSIRLWKDYVRLFQDSIPKWVKEVDTKRPYISSSPSFHWSKAKSLTEGDSHYWGTWWGLEDVEAVQNKTGRFVSEYGMQAMPNYSSIERFTQPEDRYLYSDILQVHQKAGKGFMKLDSYLSRYFIDSTKISKMNVEDYTYLTQCLQYYSLKNIIGIHRSKAPYNMGTLVWQLNDCWPVASWSVTDYYDRQPKAAWYAMKEAYRDDKTPEIDLTRPISLKLDDPKITWTIKGNKLTLKALKDAKYVNVSIKGYTGKWSDNYFSLKAGEEKTITFEGKIAKPEVRVYSLYDVLRRY comes from the coding sequence ATGGAATGTAAAAAAAGCTTTTATTGGTTTGTCGGTATTTGTATCGCCAATTTTTCATTGGCGGCAAATGCCCAAAATACAGATATCAAAACGGGATGGAAATATCGGGAAGTAAAAACTGAAAAATGGAATCCTGCAACAGTTCCGGGAGAAATACATACCGATTTGATTAATAATAAAGTAATTCCAGATCCATTTTATCGTGATAACGAAAAAAAATTAGAATGGATCGAAAAGAAAGACTGGGAATATAAAACCACTTTTAAAGTAACTCCCGAAACTTTAAAAAAGAAAAATACAGAACTCGTTTTTGACGGATTAGATACTTATGCTACCGTTTACCTGAACAATCAATTGGTTTTGAAAGCAGATAATATGTTTCTGCAATGGCGTGTAGATGTAAAAAAGATATTGAAATCAGGAAATAACGATTTGGTAATTGTATTCAAATCGGCACAAAATGTAGTTGATTCTCTTGCTAAAAAAGATTTACCGTTTGTAATTCCCGATAATCCACGTGCTTATGTTCGTAAAGCGCAATATCATTTTGGATGGGATTGGGGACCAAAATTCACCACTTGTGGAATCTGGAAAACACCAAGATTAGAAGCTTACGACAATAAAACTCCAGAGAAACCATATGTATTAGATCGCAAAATCGAATTGGTTCAGGAACCAGATAATGTGGGTAAAACATTCTACTTTAAAATAGATGGAAAGCCAGTTTATATGAAAGGCGCGAATTATATTCCGTCCGATGCTTTTCTTTCGAGAGTAACCAAAAAAGAATACGAGAAAGTTATTGGTATGGCAAAAAGCGCCAATATGAATATGCTTCGTGTTTGGGGCGGCGGAATTTATGAAGACGATTATTTCTATGATTTATGTGATAAAAACGGAATCTACGTTTGGCAGGATTTTATGTTTGCCGGAACAATGGTGCCGGGAGATGATGCTTTTTTTGCCAATGTAAAAAAGGAAGTTCAGTATCAGGTGAAACGTTTACGTCATCATAAAAGTATTGTTTTATGGTGCGGAAATAATGAAATCGACGAAGCCTTTAAAGATTGGGGATGGCAAAAAAGCATGAAAATGCCAAAACAAGATTCGATTCGTTTATGGAAAGATTACGTTCGTTTGTTTCAGGACAGTATTCCAAAATGGGTAAAAGAAGTCGATACTAAACGTCCATATATTAGTTCTTCGCCATCATTTCATTGGTCAAAAGCAAAAAGTTTAACCGAAGGTGACAGCCATTATTGGGGAACTTGGTGGGGATTAGAAGATGTTGAAGCCGTACAAAATAAAACAGGACGTTTTGTGAGCGAATACGGAATGCAGGCAATGCCAAATTATTCTTCTATCGAAAGATTTACACAACCTGAAGACCGATATTTATATTCGGATATTTTACAAGTACATCAAAAAGCCGGAAAAGGATTCATGAAATTAGATTCGTATTTGAGTCGTTATTTTATTGATTCAACCAAAATAAGTAAAATGAATGTTGAGGATTATACCTATCTGACACAATGTTTACAGTATTATTCTCTTAAAAATATTATCGGAATCCACCGTTCAAAAGCGCCTTATAATATGGGAACTTTGGTTTGGCAGCTTAACGATTGTTGGCCAGTTGCAAGTTGGAGTGTAACCGATTATTATGACCGTCAACCAAAAGCGGCTTGGTATGCAATGAAAGAAGCGTATCGAGATGATAAAACTCCGGAAATTGATTTAACGCGTCCGATAAGTTTAAAATTGGATGATCCGAAAATTACCTGGACAATAAAAGGAAACAAGCTGACGCTGAAAGCTTTAAAAGATGCAAAATATGTCAATGTTTCGATAAAAGGATATACCGGAAAATGGAGCGATAATTACTTCAGCCTAAAAGCAGGAGAAGAAAAAACAATCACATTTGAAGGCAAAATCGCAAAACCAGAAGTTAGAGTTTATTCTCTATATGATGTTTTGAGAAGGTACTAA
- a CDS encoding GH92 family glycosyl hydrolase — protein sequence MITKYKHIVFYIIMLVNLPAISQEKKAKQTNLDYTQYVNPYIGSAGHGHVFVGANVPFGAVQLGPVNVFEGWDWCSGYNYASNTILGFTHTHLSGTGIGDLNDILLLPVSGKVPLTKGTKEDMATGYGSYFSHKNEVSKAGYYSVLLDKYKIKAELTSSERVGFHKYTFNATTDNHVLLDLADGIGWDKPVKTFIKKLNETTLVGYRYSAGWAADQRIFFTMEFSEPISNIALYDNTTAVSGNEGEGLKMKAVLDFKTLKNKQVLVKVGISPVSYENASANIKAEIPGWDFNAVAKEATSKWNKELNKIQIKADDKTMKVFYTAMYHTMFAPSIFNDVNGDYRGTDKKVYEKANFTNYTTFSLWDTYRGLHPLYTITQPNKINDIVKSFLAIYEQQGRLPVWHLMGNETNTMNGNHSIAVIVDAYMKGYRDYDTALAYEAIKKTAMQTRDGMDYVQKLEYIPADKMLESVGNALEYAIDDYCVAQMAKSLGKTDDYNYFTKRANLYKLYFDKETTFMRGKLTGGNWRTPFNPLSSAHRKDDYVEGNAWQYTWLVPQDPYGLIELFGSEDKFLAKLDSLFLITDKVEGEEISPDISGLIGQYAQGNEPNHHIPYLYAYAGQPWKTAKLIREIDDKFYSTKPDGLCGNEDLGQMSAWYVFSSMGFYSVNPANGIYVLGSPLVNTATIHHKEGISFTLNAIDNSKTNIYIQKAEYNGKPYTKSYITHDMIVKGGELKLFMGSKPSTTFGVKKEDRPL from the coding sequence ATGATTACAAAATATAAGCACATTGTTTTCTATATAATTATGCTGGTTAATTTACCGGCAATTTCGCAGGAAAAGAAAGCAAAACAAACCAATTTAGATTACACGCAATATGTAAATCCGTACATAGGTTCTGCTGGACACGGACACGTATTTGTGGGTGCGAATGTTCCTTTTGGAGCGGTTCAATTAGGACCCGTAAATGTGTTCGAAGGTTGGGATTGGTGCAGCGGATACAATTATGCAAGTAATACAATTCTAGGATTCACACACACACATTTAAGCGGAACGGGAATTGGAGATTTAAACGATATTTTGCTGCTTCCTGTTTCAGGAAAAGTACCACTTACCAAAGGAACAAAAGAAGATATGGCAACCGGTTACGGTTCTTATTTCTCTCATAAAAACGAAGTAAGCAAAGCCGGATATTACAGCGTTTTATTGGATAAATATAAAATAAAAGCTGAATTAACGTCAAGCGAAAGAGTCGGTTTTCATAAATATACTTTTAATGCTACGACTGACAATCACGTTTTACTAGATCTTGCAGACGGAATTGGTTGGGATAAACCGGTAAAAACTTTTATAAAAAAACTAAACGAAACAACGCTTGTAGGATACAGATATTCTGCGGGTTGGGCAGCTGATCAACGTATTTTCTTTACGATGGAATTCTCTGAACCAATTTCGAATATTGCACTTTACGACAATACAACGGCTGTTTCCGGAAACGAAGGAGAAGGTTTAAAAATGAAAGCCGTTTTGGATTTCAAGACTTTAAAAAACAAGCAAGTTTTAGTAAAAGTGGGGATTTCTCCGGTAAGTTATGAGAACGCTTCCGCGAATATTAAAGCCGAGATTCCGGGTTGGGATTTTAATGCTGTAGCAAAAGAAGCGACTTCAAAATGGAACAAAGAATTGAACAAAATTCAGATCAAAGCAGACGATAAAACTATGAAAGTTTTTTATACTGCAATGTATCACACCATGTTTGCGCCTTCAATTTTCAATGATGTAAACGGAGATTATAGAGGAACAGACAAGAAAGTTTACGAAAAAGCAAATTTTACAAACTACACCACTTTCTCACTTTGGGATACTTACCGTGGTTTACACCCTTTATATACGATTACACAACCAAATAAAATCAACGATATTGTAAAATCATTTTTGGCGATTTACGAACAACAAGGCAGATTACCAGTTTGGCATTTAATGGGTAATGAAACTAATACGATGAACGGAAATCACTCGATCGCCGTGATTGTAGACGCTTACATGAAAGGATATAGAGATTACGATACTGCATTGGCATACGAAGCGATTAAAAAAACAGCAATGCAAACGCGTGACGGAATGGATTATGTTCAAAAACTAGAATATATTCCTGCTGATAAAATGTTGGAATCAGTTGGAAATGCTTTAGAATATGCAATTGATGATTATTGTGTGGCACAAATGGCAAAATCTTTAGGTAAAACAGATGATTATAATTATTTCACTAAAAGAGCCAATTTGTATAAACTTTATTTCGATAAAGAAACCACATTTATGAGAGGAAAATTGACAGGCGGAAATTGGAGAACACCATTTAATCCGCTTTCATCAGCGCATCGTAAAGACGATTATGTTGAGGGAAATGCGTGGCAATATACTTGGTTAGTTCCTCAGGATCCTTATGGTTTAATTGAATTATTTGGAAGCGAAGATAAATTTTTAGCCAAATTAGATTCACTTTTCTTAATCACAGATAAAGTAGAAGGCGAAGAAATTTCACCAGACATTAGCGGATTAATTGGTCAATATGCACAAGGAAATGAGCCAAATCACCATATTCCATATTTGTATGCTTATGCAGGACAACCTTGGAAAACGGCAAAACTAATTCGTGAAATCGATGATAAATTCTACTCGACAAAACCGGACGGATTATGCGGAAATGAAGATTTAGGACAAATGTCGGCTTGGTATGTTTTTTCATCAATGGGATTCTATTCTGTTAATCCGGCAAACGGAATTTATGTTTTAGGAAGTCCGTTAGTAAATACAGCGACAATTCATCATAAAGAAGGAATTTCGTTTACTTTGAACGCAATCGATAATAGCAAAACAAATATCTATATTCAAAAAGCAGAATACAACGGAAAACCTTATACAAAATCATACATCACGCACGATATGATTGTAAAAGGAGGAGAATTAAAATTGTTTATGGGAAGTAAACCATCGACAACTTTTGGAGTGAAAAAAGAAGATAGACCGCTTTAA